In Bacteroidales bacterium, the following proteins share a genomic window:
- the efp gene encoding elongation factor P yields MPTTADFRNGLCIEFNNELYTIVDFQHVKPGKGPAFVRTKLKNLKTGKVIPNTFTSGVKIDVARVENRTYQFIYKDDMGYNFMHSETFEQIVIDENLINAPSLLKEGQEVQILFHADTETPLSCELPPFVEMEVIYAEPGLKGDTATNTLKPAKVETGAIINVPLFINQGDRIKVDTRSLSYSERAK; encoded by the coding sequence ATGCCAACAACAGCCGATTTCAGAAATGGTCTTTGTATTGAATTTAATAACGAATTATATACAATTGTTGATTTTCAGCATGTCAAACCTGGCAAAGGACCTGCTTTTGTTCGAACAAAACTTAAAAATCTGAAAACAGGCAAGGTAATTCCAAATACGTTTACTTCGGGCGTTAAAATTGACGTTGCGCGTGTTGAAAACAGAACTTACCAGTTTATTTACAAGGATGATATGGGATACAATTTCATGCATTCCGAAACTTTTGAACAAATTGTAATTGATGAAAATCTTATTAATGCTCCTTCCTTATTAAAAGAAGGTCAGGAAGTGCAAATATTATTTCATGCCGATACCGAAACCCCCCTCTCATGTGAATTACCTCCGTTTGTTGAAATGGAAGTGATTTATGCAGAGCCCGGATTAAAAGGTGATACTGCTACAAATACTCTGAAACCGGCAAAAGTAGAAACAGGTGCAATCATTAATGTTCCCCTGTTTATTAATCAGGGTGACAGAATTAAAGTTGATACCAGATCACTTTCATATTCCGAACGGGCAAAATAA
- the tsf gene encoding translation elongation factor Ts encodes MANITAADVNKLRQMTGAGIMDCKNALVESEGDFEKAIDTLRKKGQKVASKRADREANEGVILAKTSDDNKKAFIIMLNCETDFVARNQEFIDFASEILNIAVQNSPKNVEELCGLKINGLPVSEKLNEMLGKIGEKIQLSKYAVVNASKVFSYVHPGNRLASIVGFNKETSTETGKDIAMQIAAMSPVAIDKADVDPALVAREREIAMEQVRQEGKPEQMLEKITEGKINKFYNESTLLNQEFIKDNKKTVRQYLQETDKELQVTEFRRFQLGN; translated from the coding sequence ATGGCAAACATTACAGCAGCAGATGTTAATAAATTAAGACAAATGACCGGTGCAGGAATAATGGATTGCAAAAATGCACTTGTAGAATCAGAAGGCGACTTTGAAAAAGCAATTGATACTCTCAGAAAAAAAGGACAAAAAGTAGCAAGCAAGCGTGCCGACAGAGAAGCCAACGAAGGCGTAATTCTTGCGAAAACTTCCGATGATAATAAAAAGGCATTTATTATCATGTTGAATTGTGAAACCGATTTTGTTGCAAGAAATCAGGAATTTATTGATTTTGCTTCTGAAATTTTAAACATTGCAGTTCAGAATTCTCCGAAAAACGTTGAAGAACTTTGCGGATTAAAAATAAACGGATTACCTGTTTCTGAAAAATTGAATGAAATGCTCGGAAAAATTGGTGAAAAAATTCAGTTATCAAAATATGCGGTAGTAAATGCAAGTAAAGTATTTTCTTATGTTCATCCGGGTAACCGCCTCGCTTCAATTGTAGGATTTAACAAAGAAACAAGCACCGAAACGGGCAAAGATATTGCAATGCAAATTGCTGCCATGAGTCCTGTTGCCATTGACAAGGCAGACGTTGACCCTGCACTTGTTGCAAGGGAAAGAGAAATTGCCATGGAACAGGTTCGACAGGAAGGAAAACCAGAACAAATGCTCGAAAAAATTACTGAAGGAAAAATAAATAAATTCTATAATGAAAGTACTCTCTTAAATCAGGAATTTATTAAAGATAATAAGAAAACCGTAAGACAATATTTGCAGGAAACTGATAAAGAATTGCAGGTAACTGAATTCAGGCGTTTCCAGCTTGGCAATTAA
- the rpsB gene encoding 30S ribosomal protein S2 encodes MTRTNYKELLDAGVHFGHLKRKWNPNMAPYIFMERNGIHIIDINKTVAKIEDASSALKQIAKSGKKILFVGTKKQAKDVVANYVKKVNMPYVTERWPGGMLTNFVTIRKAVKKMSSIDKMAVDGTFTNLSKRERLQVTRQRAKLEKNLGSIVDLTRLPAAVFVVDIIKEDIAVAEAKKLSIPTFGIVDTNSDPNKIDFPIPGNDDAAKSIEAIVKALTEAVQEGLDERKIDKEKQIEEERIKKEAKVEEDDDEIKMKEKRISTMISEEEDEDVIKGKHKISPAKKEALKIKGTPRKDDDFHRDKPRRFQKKK; translated from the coding sequence ATGACTAGAACAAATTACAAAGAACTATTAGATGCTGGTGTTCACTTCGGACACTTAAAAAGAAAATGGAATCCCAATATGGCTCCGTATATTTTTATGGAACGTAATGGCATACATATTATCGACATCAATAAAACTGTTGCGAAAATTGAAGATGCATCTTCCGCACTTAAACAAATTGCAAAATCAGGTAAAAAGATTTTGTTTGTTGGAACAAAAAAACAGGCAAAGGATGTAGTGGCAAACTATGTTAAAAAAGTTAACATGCCTTATGTTACAGAAAGATGGCCCGGCGGAATGCTCACCAATTTTGTTACAATAAGAAAAGCCGTAAAAAAAATGTCATCTATTGATAAAATGGCGGTTGATGGTACATTTACAAATTTGTCGAAAAGAGAACGCTTGCAGGTTACCCGCCAAAGAGCAAAACTTGAAAAGAACCTCGGCAGTATAGTTGACCTCACACGACTTCCGGCTGCAGTATTCGTTGTCGATATTATTAAAGAAGATATCGCGGTTGCTGAAGCAAAAAAATTAAGTATTCCTACTTTCGGCATAGTTGATACAAACTCCGACCCTAATAAAATAGATTTTCCTATTCCAGGCAACGATGATGCAGCAAAATCTATTGAAGCGATTGTTAAAGCTCTCACTGAAGCAGTACAGGAAGGATTGGATGAAAGAAAAATTGATAAGGAAAAACAGATAGAAGAAGAAAGAATAAAGAAAGAAGCAAAAGTTGAAGAAGATGATGATGAAATAAAAATGAAAGAAAAGAGAATAAGCACAATGATTTCAGAGGAAGAAGATGAAGATGTTATTAAAGGAAAACATAAAATATCTCCTGCAAAGAAAGAAGCTCTTAAAATTAAAGGTACTCCGAGAAAGGATGACGATTTTCATAGAGATAAACCAAGAAGATTTCAGAAAAAGAAATAA
- the rpsI gene encoding 30S ribosomal protein S9: protein MEIISTIGRRKTSVARIFMKEGTGKITVNGKDYKEYFAISILQARIDQPFELTNSTGKFDLKVNLVGGGISGQADALKLAISRALVKVNAENKPPLKASGLMTRDPRMVERKKPGQKKARKRFQFSKR from the coding sequence ATGGAAATAATAAGCACTATCGGAAGAAGAAAAACTTCAGTAGCAAGAATTTTCATGAAGGAAGGCACGGGAAAAATCACAGTTAACGGCAAGGACTACAAAGAATATTTTGCTATATCCATTTTACAGGCAAGAATAGACCAGCCATTCGAACTTACCAACAGTACCGGAAAGTTTGATTTGAAAGTGAATCTTGTGGGTGGAGGAATATCGGGACAGGCAGATGCTCTCAAACTGGCTATTTCACGTGCATTGGTCAAGGTCAATGCAGAAAATAAACCTCCTTTGAAAGCAAGTGGTTTAATGACAAGAGACCCGCGCATGGTTGAACGAAAAAAACCGGGACAGAAAAAAGCAAGAAAAAGATTTCAATTTAGTAAACGATAA
- the rplM gene encoding 50S ribosomal protein L13 produces MDTLSYKTISANKLTVTKEWILIDAENEILGRLASKVAKFVRGKYKTNFTPHVDCGDNVIIINAEKIKLTGKKLTDKVYKHYTGYPGGERFTSPKKLLIKDPTQIIRKAVRGMLPKNRLGNAIIKNLHIYAGNEHPHTAQQPKEIKLNSIK; encoded by the coding sequence GTGGACACTCTTAGTTATAAAACAATTTCTGCAAACAAATTAACAGTTACAAAAGAATGGATTTTAATTGATGCAGAAAATGAAATTCTGGGCAGATTGGCTTCAAAAGTTGCAAAATTTGTCAGGGGAAAGTATAAGACAAACTTTACTCCTCACGTTGATTGCGGTGATAATGTTATCATCATCAATGCCGAAAAAATAAAACTTACAGGCAAAAAATTAACCGATAAAGTTTACAAGCATTATACGGGATATCCCGGTGGAGAAAGATTTACATCACCCAAAAAGCTTCTTATAAAAGATCCCACACAAATAATAAGAAAAGCTGTACGCGGTATGCTTCCAAAAAACCGTCTTGGCAATGCGATAATTAAAAATTTACATATATACGCAGGCAACGAACATCCTCATACAGCACAACAACCAAAAGAAATAAAACTTAACTCAATAAAATAA